The genomic stretch GTGGACGGCAAGGTCGTCTATTGCGGCTCGGACGACCATTACCTCTACGCAATCGACGGGGCGAACGGGTATCTGATCTGGCGTCGGTATCTCGGAAGTCCTGTGCACGCCTCGCCCGCGGTTGGCATAAACGGCAACATCTACATTGGCTCAGACAGCCCCGATAACCGGCTCTTTGCCTTCGCCCCCGACGGCTCTCTGCTTTGGAGTCGCTCGGTTGGGACGTGGGTCCACTCCTCGCCGGCAATCAGCGTTTACGGCGACATCTATTGCGGGACGTATTACGACGGTCCCGGCCAAGAGCAGCCTTTAGGTAAGCTCTTCTCGGTTATGTCTAACGGGCGTGAATCGGGCTTTACGGAAGACCCGAACTTGCAGGGCATCACGTTGGGCAGCTGGGTTCAGTCGTCTCCGATGCTCGACGCGGACGGCAATATCTACATGATTGGGGGGGACAACACGGTCTTCTCGCTCTCGATGGATGGCGTCATCATAGGCAGGATGTTCATCCCGACCGGCAGCGATCAGTTCCCCCAGAAGGGCGAATACTGGATACGGCCCACGCCGGCCATAGGTCCGGACAGAACGCTTTACGTCGGCTGCTGGGACGGTGTGATGTATGCTCTCCAGAGAGATATCTATCCATCATCCGACGAGCCCAACATCCTCATTGCCGGCTATATGGACAGCGAGGTCTCCGCATCAGCTGATAGTGTGCTAAAAGTCCGAGCGCTTGTTACCGATCCTGAGAACAACGTTGTGAACGTCTGGGTTCTCTACGAGGGCATCGACCTGGGATGGACGCTGGAGCGAGAGGGCTATGACGACGTAGCAGATGCGATGATCTTCTCTAGTGAGTTCGTAATTCCCGCATCTTGCATCGACGCGACCAAGGCCTATGCTCTTCAGCTTGTAGCAGAGGATGCGGTCGGCAACAGGAGCCAGATGTGGCCCAACTTCTTCATAACTAAGGAAGGCCATCTGCCAGCCAGCCTCGCACCGGATTGGCGGAGAACTCGCGCCATGGCGATCGAGGGCGCCGAATACACGCGCGCGGCCGGCGACTCAGCACCAATTGTCCTCATGGCCGGCAATCCGTACAGCAGGGTAACGTACGAGACCGGTGGGCGACTGTGCGTTGCGGCGCTCGTGACCGACCCCGATGGTATCTACGACATCGCCTCGGTAAGATGGAAGTATCATCCACTTGGCGTGTCGCAAGGCGTCGATATCACGCCTTACGCGATTTATGGTCTCTACAAAGACGCGGTGCTCTACTACTACAGCCTCCAAATCAACCCTGGTGTTGAGCCGATCGCTCTGGAGAACTACATACTGGCGGTTGACAAGGAAGGACATGCGAGCACTCAGTTCCCCGCGATTACCGTTGTGCCGTAGCTCTTTGCACAGCGGCGGCCGTGACATCAACAGGTGTGGCGAGGGTTGACTTCGCGATGACCGGCGCCTGAGGTTGACGGTTCAACGATTAGCTTATCACAATGGAGGAATGAGCCGATGTGCAGAAATCGAGTTTTGATAGGTATGTTTTTTGTCCTCTTGCCGCTTGTGGTTTCTCTCGCCCAGCCCGCGCAAGTTGGCGAGTTTCGGGCGACTCAGGCAAGCGGGCCCCTGCTGGTGCAACAGAGTGCCCAAGACATTTTGGCAGACATTGATTGGAACGAGGTTATCTCAGAGCTAGACGCAGGCTTCGAGCAGGAGCCCCCCCTAACTCTCGACCCCGCCGATGTCCTCTGGTATTTCAAGGCTGGCAACTGGATCGCCTGCAAGCCGCTCGTTGATGCAGACGGCTCGGTCTATTTCGGCTCTGGCGACGGCAACTTCTACGCGCTCGACTCCTCTGGTAATGAAACTTGGAGATACAACGTAGGGGCGCCAATAGTCGCCGATCCAACCTTCGACAATCAGGACAGAATCATCTTCGGAGCGCTCGATGGCGCCCTTTACTGCCTCAATAAGGATGGCACGTTTGTCTTCAGCTACTGGACCGAGGGTCCCATCTTCTCTACGGCTTCCGTCGATCTTGAGGGGAACATCTACTTCGGGTCGGACGACTTCTATGTCTATAAACTGGATTCATCCGGCGAAATTCTTGGCAGATTTAAGACGGGCGGCTGGGTCGATAGCAGGCCGACGTTTCTCTCCGACGGCCGGCTTTCATTCTCCTCTTATGATGGTGTGGTCTATGTAGTTGATCAGGGTCTGAACGAGCTCGCAAGATACGAGACTGATACTTGGCTCACTCGCGCCTTCAGTGTGGGGAACGACGACACCATCTACGCCGGCGGGATGGACGGCGTCCTATACGCCGTCGATCCGTCGGGCGCTCTCAAGTGGGAATTCGATACCGGTCGGGCCATCTTCTCGTCTCCGGTCGTAGTGGATACGGGCGTGTT from bacterium encodes the following:
- a CDS encoding PQQ-binding-like beta-propeller repeat protein produces the protein MYFLVWRQVPIILLIALILVPLGAFGALTWQSEPFCAGLHYDSRHSGFSRLEGPEYPDANIKWSYTAVGMGKINSSCAIGPSEPYLDTDDNGVYDAGEPYEDLNDNGVWDNCMIVFTSTGGVFYVLNPDGTLFWRYDANTPMVSSPAIGPGEPYLDANCNGCYDIAEPFTDENGNGVWDPAEPFLDKNLNGEYDAGEPFTDQSDNGQWDDAEPFVDTNGDGVRNPAEPFIDENGNNARDRCVFYFGGDDGRLYAMYSEICEEPYVDRDGNGEYTDGETFIDWNGNGKWDRVRMKWSVATGGKITSSPVVNVQEPFCDLNGNNWHDAGEPFLDVFQDLQWNPGSEEPYQDLNRNGRFDGDFPEPYMDGNHNGRHDGVMVYVGSHDGRIYGVSQSGKVMWTYRTGSWISSSPAVSVDGKVVYCGSDDHYLYAIDGANGYLIWRRYLGSPVHASPAVGINGNIYIGSDSPDNRLFAFAPDGSLLWSRSVGTWVHSSPAISVYGDIYCGTYYDGPGQEQPLGKLFSVMSNGRESGFTEDPNLQGITLGSWVQSSPMLDADGNIYMIGGDNTVFSLSMDGVIIGRMFIPTGSDQFPQKGEYWIRPTPAIGPDRTLYVGCWDGVMYALQRDIYPSSDEPNILIAGYMDSEVSASADSVLKVRALVTDPENNVVNVWVLYEGIDLGWTLEREGYDDVADAMIFSSEFVIPASCIDATKAYALQLVAEDAVGNRSQMWPNFFITKEGHLPASLAPDWRRTRAMAIEGAEYTRAAGDSAPIVLMAGNPYSRVTYETGGRLCVAALVTDPDGIYDIASVRWKYHPLGVSQGVDITPYAIYGLYKDAVLYYYSLQINPGVEPIALENYILAVDKEGHASTQFPAITVVP